From Phenylobacterium montanum, the proteins below share one genomic window:
- a CDS encoding SDR family oxidoreductase: MQDFNGKVALITGAASGIGYAIAEVLGESGAALSLVDIEAGALAKVEHEFLARGWSVLSQTADVSSFDAVHAAVKSTVHRFGRIDIICNNAGVGLEGPVESWTDAGWSWVLGVNLMGVVNGVRAATPFFKAQNSGHILNVASIGGLTAAANHGQYGASKFAVVGLSQSLRDELAPHGVGVTVLCPGFVKSRIATSARNAPGDLPARQAWLMETGFTGPAKELFQMIERRVDTGLDARAVGEMALRGLRTNAFIVLTEREFLPDIERRQKAVAKAIAVLGQWPTQPQAQAQTHG, encoded by the coding sequence ATGCAGGACTTCAACGGCAAGGTCGCGTTGATCACGGGCGCGGCAAGTGGAATTGGCTACGCCATTGCCGAAGTGCTCGGCGAGTCGGGGGCAGCTTTAAGCTTGGTCGACATCGAAGCAGGCGCTTTGGCGAAGGTCGAACACGAATTTCTAGCGCGAGGATGGTCGGTGCTCAGTCAAACCGCCGACGTCTCTTCGTTTGACGCCGTCCATGCGGCGGTGAAATCCACGGTGCACCGCTTCGGCCGCATAGACATAATCTGCAACAACGCTGGCGTTGGACTGGAAGGACCTGTGGAGTCCTGGACCGACGCTGGCTGGAGCTGGGTTCTGGGAGTGAACCTCATGGGCGTCGTCAACGGCGTCCGCGCCGCCACGCCCTTTTTCAAGGCGCAGAACAGTGGCCATATACTGAATGTCGCGTCGATCGGCGGTCTGACCGCCGCCGCGAACCACGGTCAGTATGGAGCCAGTAAGTTCGCTGTCGTCGGGCTATCGCAGAGCCTGCGCGACGAGTTGGCGCCGCACGGCGTCGGCGTCACCGTCCTGTGTCCGGGTTTTGTCAAAAGCCGTATCGCCACAAGCGCGCGGAATGCCCCGGGCGACCTGCCGGCGCGGCAAGCTTGGCTCATGGAAACCGGGTTCACGGGACCCGCCAAAGAGCTTTTCCAGATGATCGAGCGGCGGGTCGACACTGGTCTTGACGCACGCGCGGTCGGCGAAATGGCCCTGCGGGGTCTGCGCACCAACGCCTTCATCGTCCTGACCGAAAGAGAATTTCTCCCTGACATCGAGCGCCGCCAGAAGGCTGTCGCAAAAGCGATTGCCGTTCTGGGCCAGTGGCCCACGCAACCCCAAGCTCAGGCTCAAACCCATGGCTGA
- a CDS encoding N-acyl-D-amino-acid deacylase family protein, producing MAEFDLVVRGGRVADGRGGEPYVADIGIKDGVFTTIGANLTKGEAEIDAANRLVTPGFVDIHTHYDGQATWDSYLAPSSWHGVTTAVMGNCGVGFAPVRPEDRDRLVEVMEGVEDIPGAALHEGLAWNWTGFPDYLDALERRPHDIDIAAQLPHAALRIFVMGERGARLEMATDDDIAQMRRLAREAMEAGALGFTTSRTLNHRTKRGDPTPSLRAAEAELTGILQGLDDASAGVFEMISDFDSPGPDAEFGIVRRLAQRFARPTTLSLAQVHHDPAAWKILLGLIGAAADNGLPIKGQVAPRPIGTLLGLQASLNPFSAHPSFRSLAALPFAEKVAALRQPEFRARLFSERPVGRAAEAVARFSDFERIFPLGSPPKYEPAPESSIAATARATGRQVLEIALDLMLEEEGRGFLFAPFSNFADRNLEACRAMLDSPHTLVGLGDGGAHVGMISDASFPTFLLSYWGRDRPTGRFDLAHLVRMQTLDTARAVGLLDRGCIAPGYKADLNVIDFDNLTLQAPIMVDDLPAGGRRLLQRAQGYDATVKSGVVTYLKGEATGALPGRLVRGAQKAPGL from the coding sequence ATGGCTGAGTTCGACCTGGTCGTTCGGGGCGGGCGCGTCGCTGATGGGCGTGGCGGCGAGCCTTACGTCGCCGACATAGGGATTAAGGACGGCGTCTTCACCACGATCGGAGCAAATCTGACGAAAGGCGAGGCGGAGATCGACGCCGCCAATCGCCTGGTCACGCCCGGCTTCGTCGACATCCATACCCACTACGATGGCCAGGCCACTTGGGACTCCTATCTCGCGCCGTCGAGCTGGCACGGTGTGACTACGGCGGTCATGGGTAACTGCGGCGTCGGCTTCGCGCCGGTCCGGCCTGAAGATCGTGATCGGCTGGTCGAAGTGATGGAAGGCGTCGAGGACATTCCCGGCGCGGCCTTGCATGAGGGTCTGGCCTGGAATTGGACAGGTTTTCCAGACTATCTCGACGCGCTGGAGCGCCGACCGCACGACATCGACATTGCCGCACAGCTCCCCCATGCGGCGCTTCGCATTTTCGTCATGGGCGAGCGCGGGGCGCGCCTTGAGATGGCGACAGACGACGATATCGCCCAGATGCGCAGGCTCGCTCGCGAAGCGATGGAAGCAGGCGCTCTAGGGTTCACCACCTCCAGGACGCTCAACCACCGAACCAAGCGAGGCGATCCGACGCCCTCGCTGCGGGCAGCGGAAGCGGAGCTGACGGGGATCCTCCAAGGGCTTGATGACGCTTCGGCGGGCGTATTCGAAATGATCTCCGACTTCGACTCGCCCGGCCCCGACGCCGAATTCGGCATCGTGCGACGCCTAGCGCAGCGGTTTGCACGGCCGACTACCTTGTCGCTCGCCCAGGTGCATCACGATCCGGCCGCGTGGAAAATACTGCTCGGTCTAATCGGGGCGGCCGCCGACAACGGTTTGCCCATCAAGGGCCAAGTGGCGCCGCGCCCCATCGGCACCCTGCTCGGGCTGCAGGCCAGTCTGAACCCGTTCTCGGCTCACCCCTCGTTTCGATCGCTCGCGGCCTTGCCGTTCGCGGAAAAAGTCGCCGCACTGCGTCAGCCGGAGTTCCGCGCGCGGCTGTTCTCGGAAAGGCCTGTGGGCCGAGCGGCGGAAGCTGTCGCGCGCTTCAGCGACTTTGAGCGGATTTTCCCGCTGGGCAGCCCACCCAAATACGAACCTGCCCCAGAGAGCTCCATAGCCGCGACGGCTCGGGCGACGGGACGCCAGGTGCTGGAGATCGCTCTGGACCTGATGCTTGAGGAGGAGGGCAGAGGCTTTCTCTTCGCTCCCTTTTCTAATTTTGCAGACCGCAACCTCGAGGCCTGCCGCGCTATGCTAGACAGCCCGCATACGCTCGTCGGCCTTGGCGACGGCGGCGCACATGTCGGCATGATTTCCGACGCGAGCTTTCCAACCTTCCTGCTGAGCTATTGGGGCCGCGACAGGCCTACTGGCCGGTTCGATCTTGCCCATCTCGTCAGGATGCAGACCTTGGATACAGCGCGGGCCGTCGGCCTTCTGGACCGCGGCTGCATTGCGCCCGGATACAAGGCCGATCTCAATGTGATCGATTTCGACAATCTCACGCTGCAAGCGCCGATCATGGTCGATGATCTACCCGCAGGCGGTCGCCGGCTGCTTCAGCGCGCACAAGGGTACGACGCGACCGTGAAATCAGGCGTCGTAACCTACCTGAAAGGGGAGGCGACCGGCGCGCTGCCAGGTCGGCTAGTTAGGGGCGCCCAAAAGGCGCCAGGCCTCTAG
- a CDS encoding 3-isopropylmalate dehydratase large subunit: MTGFTMTEKILARAAEGRALRAGDEVQVRPDFILAYVFGGFVKFPRLIAKEFGIERLDAPERFALFLDHNIPVTDARLEARMAEVRHWCDAKGVEIHDGAGIGHVVASESGYASPGAFAVHFDGHISQLGAFGTLAVGIHIGIYEAFARPTIAFTVPETVRVKLTGQLASGVMARDLIHHLIAQFGADFCNRKVLELSGSGLESLSLDDLQTITGLAMFTGALTAIAEPTERVRDFVRNRARLVLPPIVSDADAVYAADLVCNLDKVGPLVAVPPSSATIVPLSEVIGRPLQVGYLGSCVSGRLEDLRIAASLLRGRRINPGFTLNVVPSSREIMVRAAEEGLIAELASAGAFISSPTCSYCYGAVGALASGQAAVSSGTLNIPGRMGSAEAEIYLASPAVVAASAIEGRLADPRGYLAR, translated from the coding sequence GTGACCGGCTTTACCATGACGGAGAAGATCCTTGCCCGCGCCGCTGAGGGGCGTGCGCTTCGAGCGGGCGACGAGGTGCAGGTTCGACCAGACTTCATTCTCGCCTACGTCTTCGGGGGCTTCGTCAAGTTCCCGCGGCTGATCGCCAAGGAGTTCGGGATCGAACGCCTCGACGCTCCGGAACGGTTCGCACTCTTTCTGGACCACAACATCCCGGTGACCGACGCCCGCCTTGAGGCCCGGATGGCCGAAGTACGCCACTGGTGCGACGCAAAGGGCGTTGAAATTCATGATGGCGCGGGCATCGGCCACGTGGTGGCGTCGGAATCCGGCTACGCTTCGCCTGGGGCGTTCGCCGTCCATTTCGATGGCCATATCAGCCAACTCGGCGCCTTCGGAACGCTGGCGGTCGGTATCCACATCGGGATTTACGAAGCGTTCGCCCGTCCGACCATCGCCTTCACCGTCCCGGAAACTGTGCGTGTGAAACTGACAGGGCAGCTGGCGTCAGGGGTCATGGCGCGCGACCTTATTCATCACCTCATCGCGCAATTTGGCGCCGACTTTTGCAACCGCAAAGTGTTGGAGTTGTCCGGCTCCGGACTGGAGAGCCTGTCTCTGGACGACTTGCAGACCATTACGGGCCTGGCGATGTTTACTGGAGCGCTCACCGCTATCGCGGAACCGACCGAGCGGGTCCGGGACTTTGTACGCAACAGAGCGCGCCTTGTGCTTCCACCGATCGTCAGCGACGCCGATGCTGTCTACGCTGCGGACCTGGTCTGCAATCTCGACAAAGTCGGCCCGCTTGTCGCTGTTCCGCCGAGTTCGGCCACGATCGTGCCCCTGAGCGAGGTCATCGGGCGACCGCTTCAGGTTGGCTACCTAGGCTCGTGCGTTTCCGGGCGCCTGGAGGACCTCCGCATAGCAGCCAGCCTGCTTCGAGGACGTCGGATCAATCCTGGCTTCACGCTCAACGTCGTACCGTCTAGCCGCGAGATCATGGTGCGGGCGGCCGAGGAGGGGCTGATTGCCGAGTTGGCCTCGGCAGGGGCCTTCATTTCCTCGCCGACCTGCAGCTATTGCTACGGCGCGGTAGGCGCCCTCGCCTCAGGTCAGGCGGCGGTTTCAAGCGGTACACTGAACATTCCGGGCCGCATGGGTAGCGCCGAAGCCGAGATATATCTCGCCAGCCCGGCGGTCGTGGCCGCCTCAGCAATCGAAGGTCGTCTCGCAGACCCACGCGGATATCTCGCTCGATGA
- a CDS encoding alpha/beta hydrolase, protein MDLQLSAHYSRRPDIERAFEHLAAGAQPGSSEDPIAAMRAFVDRYGDVEARGPLSAKEVLPTRIGDVPAEWIVPHQLRGADRIVLLHGGGWVAGGLESHRPMAAVLAELSGLAVLLVGYRLAPEHPFPAGLDDCRAAYAWAWNNGPSGPDPASQVFLVGDSAGGNLSAAVCVEAIASGAAIPSRLVLMSPALDGSANPARGPEASANGDQASLEAMMSLYLKSRDQIDNPCVSPLMAAPDILARFPPTLIQASNAEFLVWDAGEFARRLINGGVRVNLSIWPAMPHVWQAFLNLLPEAREALDEAAGFLTARTPAS, encoded by the coding sequence TTGGACTTGCAATTGAGCGCTCATTACTCGCGTCGACCTGACATAGAACGCGCTTTCGAACACCTGGCGGCGGGCGCCCAGCCCGGCTCGTCAGAGGACCCGATCGCCGCCATGCGGGCTTTTGTTGACCGCTACGGGGACGTTGAGGCGAGAGGACCGCTGTCAGCAAAGGAAGTGCTCCCCACCCGCATTGGCGATGTGCCAGCCGAGTGGATCGTGCCGCACCAACTTCGCGGGGCCGACCGCATCGTTCTGCTACACGGCGGCGGATGGGTGGCCGGCGGGTTGGAAAGCCATCGCCCGATGGCCGCCGTCCTGGCGGAGCTGAGCGGCCTGGCCGTATTGCTGGTCGGCTACCGTTTGGCTCCAGAGCACCCGTTCCCTGCCGGCTTGGACGACTGTCGCGCTGCTTATGCCTGGGCATGGAATAACGGGCCGAGCGGACCGGATCCCGCAAGCCAAGTCTTCCTCGTGGGCGATTCAGCCGGCGGCAACCTGTCCGCGGCCGTCTGTGTCGAGGCTATTGCGAGCGGCGCCGCCATTCCGAGCCGACTGGTGCTAATGTCTCCAGCACTGGATGGATCGGCCAATCCTGCGCGCGGGCCGGAAGCCTCGGCGAACGGCGACCAAGCGTCGCTTGAGGCGATGATGTCGCTCTATCTGAAAAGCCGTGACCAGATCGACAATCCTTGCGTGTCTCCCCTCATGGCCGCCCCGGACATTCTGGCCCGCTTCCCCCCGACATTGATCCAGGCCAGCAACGCCGAGTTTCTGGTGTGGGACGCAGGAGAGTTCGCCCGCCGTCTGATCAACGGCGGCGTTCGCGTGAACCTCAGCATTTGGCCGGCGATGCCGCATGTCTGGCAGGCGTTCTTGAACCTGTTGCCCGAGGCGCGCGAGGCGTTGGACGAAGCCGCCGGCTTCCTCACCGCGCGAACGCCTGCATCTTGA
- a CDS encoding TonB-dependent receptor: MVVTATKRSENIQKVPLAVQALGEAALKARGAQTVEEAIAYVPGVNFSSNGTNAGTYTIRGVATSSTTTNSQATVGLYIDDIDVLDPAYPKITTNLRTFDVERVEVLEGPQGTLFGAGALGGAIRIITNKPNLTTFQAATETTLSGTAGGGLNYDVNGMANIPLVQDQLALRVVDYYQQDSGYIDNVTRHESGVNYANSEGGRAELKWRPIPDLTITGTALFENDRPHDSPYSDYGDNRYKWNGAVTNTNYNETRIYSLALDYKFSWADLVSITTFADKFENIQADFTADATSLLGFAAPPSVVNDYGPSQTFDQEVRLTSSNAGPLRWLVGAILVDNRRTVIEPVVVPGSGALVGSNSDVVSYSKGLSRVREAALYGEASYDILPKLTATIGVRVFNDQLTNQQTLSGTLVPASHTLTHDTESSATPKFNLAYHVTPESLLYAQAAEGYRIGQANIAIVDPISKEPIPAAARPDKLWNYEIGEKSSFLHGKLIVNADVYYIDWSNIQLGEFTQPSGINFIGNAGRAYVRGLELQVQARPTYDWQLGGSLSLDDSRLTSIAATVAASKGDRLPGSAPLNLVLYAEYSHPIASDLSWFARIDTRYVGKEYADLNNSSSLTYGRYAELNLRGGLNFNRYTLTAFIKNATNGHARTSAFPDLTVPVAIRQQPITVGLTFAGRM; encoded by the coding sequence GTGGTGGTCACCGCGACCAAACGCTCGGAAAACATCCAGAAGGTGCCCCTGGCGGTCCAGGCGCTCGGCGAGGCCGCCCTCAAGGCGCGGGGCGCCCAGACCGTCGAGGAAGCCATCGCCTATGTCCCTGGCGTCAACTTCTCGTCAAACGGGACCAATGCAGGCACCTATACCATTCGCGGCGTCGCCACGAGCAGCACGACCACCAACTCGCAGGCGACAGTCGGCCTCTACATCGACGACATCGACGTCCTGGACCCGGCCTACCCCAAGATCACCACCAACCTGCGCACGTTCGATGTCGAGCGGGTCGAGGTGCTCGAGGGGCCGCAAGGCACCTTGTTCGGCGCCGGCGCTCTGGGCGGGGCGATCCGCATCATCACCAACAAGCCGAACCTGACAACGTTTCAGGCTGCCACGGAGACGACGCTTTCAGGGACTGCGGGCGGCGGCCTGAACTATGACGTAAACGGAATGGCCAACATCCCCCTCGTGCAGGACCAATTGGCGCTGCGCGTGGTCGACTACTACCAGCAGGATTCCGGCTATATCGACAACGTCACCCGACACGAGTCCGGCGTGAATTACGCGAATTCGGAAGGCGGCCGTGCGGAGCTCAAATGGAGGCCCATCCCCGACCTCACCATCACCGGCACAGCCCTGTTCGAGAATGATCGGCCGCACGACAGCCCGTACAGCGACTATGGCGACAATCGTTACAAGTGGAATGGAGCCGTCACCAACACCAACTACAACGAGACCCGCATCTACAGCCTCGCCCTCGACTACAAATTCTCGTGGGCCGATCTGGTCTCGATCACCACCTTCGCCGACAAGTTCGAGAACATCCAGGCCGACTTCACCGCCGACGCCACGTCCCTGCTCGGCTTTGCGGCGCCGCCTTCGGTCGTCAACGACTATGGTCCTTCGCAGACCTTCGATCAGGAGGTTCGACTGACCTCGTCCAACGCGGGGCCATTGCGGTGGCTGGTCGGCGCCATCCTGGTCGACAACCGCAGGACGGTGATCGAGCCTGTCGTCGTGCCCGGCTCGGGCGCTCTGGTTGGATCCAATTCCGACGTCGTTTCCTACAGCAAGGGCCTTTCGCGCGTGCGTGAAGCGGCGCTCTACGGCGAAGCGTCCTACGATATTCTCCCCAAGCTGACCGCCACCATCGGCGTGCGGGTTTTCAACGATCAGCTGACCAACCAACAAACTCTATCGGGCACGCTGGTGCCGGCCAGCCACACCTTGACGCACGACACCGAGAGCTCGGCGACGCCCAAGTTCAACCTGGCCTACCACGTCACGCCCGAGTCTCTGCTGTACGCCCAAGCGGCCGAAGGTTACCGCATTGGCCAAGCCAATATCGCGATCGTCGACCCGATTTCGAAAGAACCCATCCCCGCCGCGGCTCGACCCGACAAGCTCTGGAACTACGAGATCGGTGAGAAAAGCAGCTTCCTTCACGGCAAGCTGATCGTAAACGCCGACGTCTACTACATCGACTGGAGCAACATTCAGCTTGGCGAGTTCACCCAGCCCAGCGGCATCAACTTCATCGGCAATGCAGGCAGGGCCTATGTGAGGGGGCTGGAGCTGCAGGTGCAGGCGCGGCCGACCTACGACTGGCAACTGGGCGGATCCCTGAGCCTTGACGACTCCCGGCTCACCAGCATCGCAGCCACTGTGGCTGCGTCGAAAGGCGACCGACTGCCGGGGTCTGCGCCGCTGAACCTCGTGCTCTATGCCGAATACAGTCACCCGATCGCGTCCGATCTCAGCTGGTTCGCGCGCATCGACACCCGTTATGTGGGGAAGGAATACGCGGATCTGAACAACAGCTCATCCCTGACCTACGGCCGCTATGCGGAGTTGAACCTGCGCGGCGGCCTGAATTTCAACCGCTACACCCTGACCGCCTTCATCAAGAACGCCACCAACGGACACGCAAGGACGAGCGCCTTTCCTGACCTGACCGTGCCCGTCGCCATCCGTCAGCAGCCGATCACGGTCGGCTTGACCTTCGCGGGGCGAATGTGA
- a CDS encoding helix-turn-helix transcriptional regulator: MSVELCSKATPPSRQIGVHSAYVAALIGRGTLEQILARLDRVAGSHSQGETIDFVTAWKVLNSNVETMADEGHRLSNTAVPTGNFELLIASMVQGTSLADGLTRMVSGARILRPDLDFQVSVRQGCAQLTVRFSSGETLAKAVYLEALITVIHCAVRWGLEQAVDPIRVRGPGIIAANHGSWLSLFGPPVQRKGEGVSVVYPADASAAPFRQHAFGRWHDATFHEYVRLVSRFEADRPARLSPTVQQVREALLKGAQGQVDVAKQMAMSVPSLRRRLTEEGASFRGIQTSLRREAAEVMLISDKSVEEIATELGLADSRCFRRACRAWFGGSPSDVRRALRLASLSQGTPAVR, from the coding sequence ATGTCCGTGGAATTGTGCAGTAAGGCAACGCCGCCGAGCCGTCAGATCGGCGTGCATTCGGCTTACGTCGCCGCTTTGATCGGCCGGGGGACGCTGGAGCAAATCCTTGCTCGGCTCGATCGCGTCGCCGGATCGCACAGCCAAGGCGAGACGATCGATTTCGTCACCGCATGGAAGGTTCTGAACTCCAACGTCGAAACCATGGCTGATGAAGGACATCGCCTATCCAACACCGCGGTGCCGACGGGGAATTTCGAGTTGCTCATCGCCTCGATGGTGCAGGGAACCTCACTCGCCGACGGGCTGACGAGGATGGTCAGCGGCGCCCGCATCCTTCGTCCCGACTTGGACTTCCAAGTCTCGGTGCGGCAAGGGTGTGCGCAGCTTACGGTTCGATTTTCGAGCGGGGAAACCCTCGCTAAGGCAGTTTATCTCGAGGCGCTCATAACCGTGATCCATTGCGCGGTGCGCTGGGGTCTCGAGCAAGCCGTTGACCCCATCCGCGTGCGCGGCCCAGGAATCATTGCGGCGAACCACGGTTCATGGCTCAGTCTTTTTGGACCCCCGGTGCAGAGAAAAGGGGAGGGGGTATCTGTCGTCTACCCAGCGGATGCGAGCGCTGCACCCTTCCGGCAACACGCGTTCGGACGTTGGCATGACGCGACGTTTCACGAATACGTACGCCTCGTGTCGAGGTTCGAGGCCGATCGCCCGGCGCGGTTGTCGCCGACCGTGCAACAGGTCCGTGAAGCGCTGCTCAAGGGCGCGCAGGGCCAGGTGGACGTAGCAAAACAAATGGCGATGAGCGTGCCGTCCCTGCGCCGACGTCTCACTGAGGAAGGCGCTTCATTTCGGGGAATCCAGACCTCACTCCGCCGCGAAGCGGCGGAGGTGATGCTGATCAGTGACAAATCGGTTGAAGAAATCGCTACCGAGCTTGGTCTTGCCGATTCCCGTTGCTTCAGGCGGGCCTGTAGAGCCTGGTTCGGCGGCTCGCCCTCGGATGTGCGACGGGCCTTGCGGCTGGCGTCCTTGAGCCAAGGTACCCCAGCGGTACGGTGA
- a CDS encoding alpha/beta fold hydrolase, translated as MNGSTRRSLTLGLGAALAAAAAGRAGAGQAADEAPVDARKVIADVQALPGGIDELKAVEINGLKQWIHVRGADRRNPILLFIHGGPGSPMMPEAWSWERPWEDLFTMVQWDQRGAGKTYASAGGLGPQPLTVDLMLSDAKAVVAYLRQTYGREKIFVLGHSWGSLLGLMLAHAIPDQLYAYIGVGQAVSGRLNEEVGYRETLEAARRKGDQAAIKALEAIAPYPGAGPLDLEKLVAERQWDVALGGMRYGQDHAPEMPIWSLSPDYTEADLATASKGELESVMALAPQLPAVDLRSIVDYRCPIFFFAGVDDRTTPTSVVERYFTSLRAPKKRLFVMEHAAHYVVDEAPGLVLLDLAREVRPLAP; from the coding sequence ATGAACGGGTCGACACGGCGAAGTCTGACGCTGGGTCTGGGCGCCGCCCTGGCTGCCGCCGCCGCGGGGCGGGCCGGGGCCGGACAAGCCGCCGACGAGGCGCCCGTCGACGCCCGCAAGGTGATCGCAGACGTCCAGGCGTTGCCCGGTGGAATCGACGAGCTGAAAGCCGTCGAGATCAACGGCCTCAAGCAATGGATCCATGTGCGTGGCGCGGATCGGCGAAATCCGATCCTGCTTTTCATTCATGGCGGTCCAGGCTCGCCGATGATGCCTGAAGCGTGGTCCTGGGAGCGTCCCTGGGAGGATCTTTTCACCATGGTCCAATGGGACCAGCGCGGCGCCGGCAAGACCTACGCCTCAGCGGGCGGGCTCGGCCCCCAGCCCCTGACCGTGGACCTGATGCTCTCGGACGCGAAGGCGGTGGTCGCCTATCTCAGGCAGACTTACGGCCGGGAGAAGATCTTCGTGCTGGGCCATTCATGGGGCAGCCTGCTGGGCCTCATGTTGGCGCACGCCATCCCCGATCAGCTCTACGCCTACATCGGCGTCGGCCAGGCGGTCAGCGGACGGCTGAATGAAGAGGTCGGCTATCGCGAAACTCTGGAGGCGGCGCGGCGCAAGGGCGATCAAGCCGCGATCAAGGCCCTCGAGGCCATTGCCCCCTATCCGGGGGCGGGCCCTCTAGACCTGGAGAAACTGGTCGCTGAACGCCAGTGGGACGTCGCGCTGGGCGGTATGCGCTACGGTCAGGACCACGCGCCGGAAATGCCGATCTGGAGCCTCAGTCCCGACTACACCGAGGCTGACTTGGCCACCGCCTCCAAAGGCGAACTCGAATCGGTCATGGCGCTCGCGCCCCAGCTTCCCGCGGTCGATCTCCGATCAATCGTCGACTACCGCTGTCCAATCTTCTTTTTCGCCGGAGTCGATGATCGGACCACCCCGACCTCGGTGGTCGAGCGCTATTTCACCTCCCTGCGCGCACCCAAGAAGCGCCTGTTCGTCATGGAACACGCTGCTCACTATGTGGTCGATGAGGCGCCTGGCTTGGTCCTCCTTGATCTGGCCCGCGAGGTACGTCCTCTGGCGCCGTAA